A section of the Telopea speciosissima isolate NSW1024214 ecotype Mountain lineage chromosome 3, Tspe_v1, whole genome shotgun sequence genome encodes:
- the LOC122655181 gene encoding uncharacterized protein LOC122655181 yields MKAAQSRQKGYADKRRRDLEFAIGDKVFLKVSPTKGVMRFSKKGKLSLRFIGQYKILAKIGSVVYRLAHQPSLDCVHDVFYVSILRKYVHNLSHVLSQEPSELAADMSYKEQPEKILDSKIVHLRNRPIHYVKVKWCNHPEEEAFWKAKVEMRVKYPSLGYLQGCYRVMRIKEAEWKDLMQSRHQFTHRSTHM; encoded by the exons ATGAAGGCAGCCCAATCTAGACAAAAGGGTTATGCGGATAAGCGTCGAAGGGATCTGGAATTTGCTATCGGGGACAAGGTGTTTCTTAAGGTGTCACCTACTAAAGGAGTGATGAGGTTCagtaagaagggcaagttgagtcTGAGATTCATTGGACAATACAAGATCCTTGCAAAGATTGGGTCGGTGGTTTATCGGTTGGCACACCAACCATCCTTGGACTGTGTGCATGACGTCTTCTATGTTTCCATATTGCGGAAGTACGTTCACAACTTGAGCCATGTTTTATCTCAGGAGCCGTCGGAGCTCGCAGCTGATATGTCCTACAAGGAACAGCCCGAGAAGATTCTGGATAGTAAGATTGTTCACCTTCGCAACCGACCTATCCACTATGTaaaggtgaagtggtgcaatCATCCGGAGGAAGAAGCATTTTGGAAAGCGAAAGTGGAGATGCGGGTGAAGTACCCTTCTCTGGGTTACTTACAAG GGTGTTACAGGGTCATGCGCATAAAAGAagctgaatggaaggatttaatgcaatctaggcaccagtTTACCCATagatcgactcacatgtga